The Terriglobales bacterium genomic interval CGGCGGCCCAGGGATCGCGCATGGCCAGCGCTACTTCGGCGAGCGAAGCCCCTTCCACGCTCCCACTCCCGGAATACATGGGCACACGCCCGGTGAAGTCGGCGTGCCACTCGCCGCGGTGCCGGCCGCCCAGGAGCTGGGCCTGCACGTGGGTGAGGTCCACGCGGGCGCCGGCGATCTGCACCCGGGCCTCGACCCGGGTGGCGGCCACCGACTTGATCAGCAGCCGGTCCACCGCGATCGTTCCCTGGGCCTTCAGCTGGGACAGGTTGCTCTCGAAGGCCGGCGGACCCAGCAGGAACCAGCTCTTGGGCCGGAGCTGCGGATTGAGCACGCGGTTCAGCTCGTCCAGCGCCACCGTGCCCGCGTGCAGGTCGAAGGTGGCCGGGCAACTGGGCAGGGGATCGCATCCCCGCGCCAGCTCCAGCGAGCCCGTGAAGCTGATCCCGGTCCCGCCCAGCGCGGCCGCCAGCTTCTGCACGCTGACTCGATTCTCGGTGAGGACCAGGGCCGCGGACGAGACTTGCACGGGAGCGACGACTCCTTTCATCTGGGCGGCCACGTTATGCAACTGGGCGCTGCCGGTGAGTAGGGGAGCGCTAAAGCCGTTCCAGCGGCCGTCCACCTGGAGGCTGACCCGGGCGCCGCCCGCGGCCGTCAGCTTGGGAGGACGCAGGCCCAGGGCGCCGCCCAGTTGCAGAAGGCGCTGCAGCTCGGCATCACCTTCGAGATCGAAGTGGTAAG includes:
- a CDS encoding AsmA-like C-terminal region-containing protein — translated: YHFDLEGDAELQRLLQLGGALGLRPPKLTAAGGARVSLQVDGRWNGFSAPLLTGSAQLHNVAAQMKGVVAPVQVSSAALVLTENRVSVQKLAAALGGTGISFTGSLELARGCDPLPSCPATFDLHAGTVALDELNRVLNPQLRPKSWFLLGPPAFESNLSQLKAQGTIAVDRLLIKSVAATRVEARVQIAGARVDLTHVQAQLLGGRHRGEWHADFTGRVPMYSGSGSVEGASLAEVALAMRDPWAAGTAGGSYRLTLSGWSAPELVSSLAGSMDFEWRGGVLRHLVLGGARDPVRFQRFAGHALLRDSTFTLSGCRLETPQGSFTVSGTASLGRQLELRLGRERGPGYSVSGSLARPRVKPSSPPAAQAELRP